The following proteins are co-located in the Melanotaenia boesemani isolate fMelBoe1 chromosome 5, fMelBoe1.pri, whole genome shotgun sequence genome:
- the LOC121640058 gene encoding uncharacterized protein LOC121640058: MDNLQMGITCVLFKVMFELSPVVAFCPSCEPGYYQTRNCSKDGSGIIGIKCRLCTECSANQMETLHMCTKFTDSVCGDRINTTDPQTPPPTTRKPQHLPDDWSRAIAIYVPVGLVFLLLLVFTWLCCKKKLFYKYQKPLPPKCSPETKVPPLLELNCLSPYLP; the protein is encoded by the exons atgGGTATTACCTGTGTGCTGTTCAAAGTGATGTTTGAGCTGAGTCCAGTTGTGGCATTTTGTCCATCATGTGAACCAG GTTACTACCAGACCAGAAACTGTTCCAAGGATGGATCTGGTATAATTGGGATCAAATGTCGTCTCTGTACCGAATGCTCAG CTAATCAAATGGAGACTCTGCATATGTGTACTAAATTCACCGACTCTGTGTGTGGAGACAGAATCAACACCACTGATCCACAGACCCCCCCACCGACAACAAGAA AACCACAACATTTACCTGATGATTGGAGCCGTGCCATTGCCAT tTATGTGCCAGTGGGTCTGGTCTTTCTGTTACTTCTGGTCTTCACCTGGCTGTGCTGCAAAAAGAAGCTTTTCTATAAATATCAGAAGCCCCTTCCCCCCAAGTGCTCCCCTGAGACCAAAGTCCCACCCCTACTGGAACTGAACTGTCTGTCTCCATACCTGCCCTGA